From the genome of Solanum pennellii chromosome 6, SPENNV200:
TATTTTCTGCTCTTAGCAAGGACATTGCCGATGTTCTGGTTTTCCTAGAGAatgaggaaaataaaaaaactctTGACAAAGATCAAGTTGAAAAGCTAAAATTGAAAATGGCATTTATTTGTACATATGTTCAGCTTTCTTATTCCGATTTTGAGCAGTTTGAAGATATAATGACGAGAAAAAGACAAGAGGTTGAGAATCTGCTTCAACCACTTTTGGATGATGATGTCCTTACTAGCCTCACCAGTAATATGGATGACTGTATCAGCTTGTATCATCGTTCTTATAAATCAGACGCCATCATGATGGATGAGCAATTGGACTTCCTCCTCTTGAATCTCCATCATCTATCCAAGTTTCTTGCTGAGTACAAGTTTCCATTAGTGACTGAGTATGAGATTCTTCAGAATGTATGTGGCAACATAAGAGATTTCCATGGGTTGATAGTGAATGGTTGCATTAAGCATGAGATGGTTGAGAATGTCTTACCTCAGTTTCAACTGATGGCTGAAAGAGTAGGACACTTCCTTTGGGAGAATCAGACTGATGAAGACTCAGATGAGGATGAAGAGAATGATAGAGACTCTCGACTCTTCCAGCTAACACATCTACTCTTGAAGATTGTTCCAACTGAACAGGAGGTTATGCACATATGTTATACAAATTTGAAAGCTTCAACTTCAGCAGAAGTTGGACGCTTCATTAAGAAGCTCCTGGAAACCTCACCGGATATTCTCAGAGAATATATCATTCAACTACAAGAGCATATGATAACTGTTATTCACCCTAGCACTTCAGGGGCTCGAAACATTCATGTCATGATGGAATTCCTATTACTTATTCTTTCTTATAAGCCCAAGGACTTTATTCATCATGACAAACTTTTTGATCTCTTGGCTCATGTCGAAGTACTTACCAGGGAGGTATCAACTCTTGTACGTGACTTGGAAGAGaaattaaggaataaagagggtAATAACCAAACAAATTGTGCAACCCTAGACTTGCTGGAAAATATTGAACTCCTCAAGAAAGATCTCAAACATGTTTATCTGAAAGCCCCAGATTCATCTCAATGTTGCTTCCCCATGAGTGATGGACCACTCTTCATGCATCTTCTACACATGCACTTAAATGATTTGCTAGATTCTAATGCTTATTCAATTGCTTTGATAAAGGAAGAAATCGAGCTGGTGAAGCAAGACCTGGAATTCATAAGATCATTCTTTGTGGATGCTGCTGAGCAAGGATTGTATAAAGATATCTGGGCACGTGTTCTAGATGTGGCTTATGAGGCAAAAGATGTCATAGATTCAATTATTGTTCGAGATAATGGTCTCGTACATCTTATTTTCTCACTTCCCATTACCATAAAGAAGATCAAACTTATCAAAGAAGAGATCTCTGCTTTAGATGAGAACATTCCCAAGGACAGAGGTCTAATCGTTGTGAACTCTCCCAAGAAACCAGTTGAGAGAAAGTCATTGACAACTGATAAAATAATTGTAGGTTTTGAGGAGGAGACAAACTTGATACTTAGAAAGCTCACCAGTGGACCGGCAGATCTAGATGTCATTTCGATCACTGGTATGCCGGGTTCAGGTAAAACTACTTTGGCATACAAAGTATACAATGATAAGTCAGTTTCTAGCCATTTCGACCTTCGTGCATGGTGCACGGTCGACCAAGGATGTGATGAGAAGAAGTTgttgaataaaattttcaatcaagTTAGTGACTCAGATTCAAAATTGAGTGAGAATATTGATGTTCCTGATAAGCTACGGAAACAACTGTATGGAAAGAGGTATCTTATTGTCTTAGATGACGTGTGGGAGACTACTACATGGGATGAGTTGACAAGACCTTTTCCTGAAGCTAAGAAAGGAAGTAGAATTATTTTGACAACTCGAGAAAAGGAAGTGGCTTTGCATGGAAAGCTCTACACTGATCCTCTTGACCTTCGATTGCTAAGACCTGATGAAAGTTGGGAATTATTAGAGAAAAGGGCATTTGGAAACGAGAGTTGCCCTGATGAACTATTAGATGTCGGTAAAGAAATAGCCGAAAATTGTAAAGGGCTTCCTTTGGTGGCTGATCTGATTGCTGGAGTCATTGCTGGGAGGGAAAAGAAAAGGAGTGTGTGGCTTGAAGTTCAAAGTAGTGTgagttcttttattttgaacAGTGAAGTGGAAGTGATGAAAGTTATAGGATCAAGTTATGACCATTTACCACATCACCTCAAGCCATGCTTGCTGTATTTTGCAAGTTTTCCGAAGGACACTTCATTGACAATCTATGAGTTGAATATTTATTTGGGTGCTGAAGGATTTGTGGGAAAGACGGAGCTGAAGAGTATGGAAGAAGTGGTGAAGATTTATATGGATGATTTAATTTCCAGTAGCTTGGTAATTTGTTTCAATGAGATAGGTGATGCACTGAATTTCCAAATTCATGATCTTGTGCATGACTTTTGTTTGATAAAAGCAAGAAAGGAAAATTTGTTTGATCAGATAAGATCAAGTGCTCCAACAGATTTGTTGCCTCGTCAAATTACCattgattatgatgatgatgaggagcACTTTGGGCTTAATTTTGTCAtgttcaattcaaataagaaaagGCATTCTTTGAGGATAAATGGACACAAGCTGGACAATTGTCTCTCTGATACATTTCACTTAAGACACCTGAGGCTTCTTAGAGTGTTGGACATGAATACCTCTTTTATCATGGTGAATGATTCTTTGCTGAATGAAATATGCATGTTGAATCATTTGAGGTACTTAAGAATTGGGACACAAGTTAAATCTCTGCCTTTGTCTTTCTCAAACCTCTGGAATCTAGAAATCTTGTGGGTTGATAACAAAGAATCAACCTTGATACTATTACCGAGAATTTGGGATCTTGTAAAGCTGCGAGTGCTGTCTGCGGATACTTGTTCTTTCTTTGATATGGATGCAGATGAATCAATATTGATAGCAGAGGACACAAAGTTAGAGAACTTGAGAATATTATTAGGGCAACTTGTGCTTTCCTATTCGAAAGATACAGAGGATATTTTCAAAAGGTTTCCCAATCTTCAGAGGCTTGAATTTGTTCTCAAGGAGTCATGGGATTATTCAACAGAGCAACATTGGTTCCCGAAATTGGATTGCCTAACTGAACTAGAAACACTCAGTCTAGGTTTTGAAAGTTCAAACACAAACCACAGTGGGTCCTCTGTAGCGACAAATCGGCCATGGGATTTTCTCTTCCCTTTGAATTTGAAAGAACTGTGCTTTTTTGACTTTCCTCTGACATCCGATTCACTATCAACAATAGCGAGACTACCCAACCTTGAAGAGTTGTCCCTTTATGATACAATCATCCATGGAGAAGAATGGAACATGGGGGAGGAAGACACCTTTGAGAATCTCAAATTTTTGAACTTGTGTCTACCGACTCTTTCCAAGTGGGAGGTTGGAGAGGAATCCTTCCCCAATCTTGAGAAATTAAAACTGCAGGAATGTGGTAAGCTTGAGGAGATTCCACCTAGTTTTGGAGATATTTATTCattgaaaattatcaaaattgtaAAGAGTCCTCAACTTGAAGATTCTGCTCACAAGATTAAGGAATACGGTGAAGAGATGAGAGGAGGGAGCGAGCTTCAGATCCTTGGCCAGAAGAATATCCCCTTATTTAAGTAGCATTATGGTTGAAAAGTAGATTGTACTTTGCTGGGTAGATTGTATATgattaagaaaattttgttgcagttatgaaatatttttgtggaTTTCTCAAAGTtacttttaacaaaaaatataatttttataaatgaaCGTGTCATTTGTTGATTTGTCCATTTCTGTTATCGCAAGCACACATGTTAGTATAGATTTGGCATGATATATAAACATGACCTTTTAACTTTGGATTTGCACGAGTAGGTATAAAATTGAGCAAATGAACAGTCATCCTACCTATGTAAGTGTTTGTTTATCAGACTGACTCGTACTAGAACAATAAAATACCTTCTTCTAAACGTTCAACAAATTAAATGGGATTTCAGCACTCAAATGAATGAAAGGTTCACATTTATCTTCAAGGAGAATTACAACAATACAGGACCACAAGTACATTGACAGCATCATTTCAACAGAAAAAACAACAAGAGTTGAAAATACAATAGTTATCCTTACTGATATAGCACAAGAACAAGAGTTTAAACTCATTATTTGTAATTAATTGATGCAAAGTCACTCAACAAAGGGTCAAATCAATGGCACACGCGCTTCACTGCCACCATAACCAGCACTGCAACTACACAAGGCTCAAGCAAGTAAATGCAGGTGAAAGATCAGCATAGAACTAATACCTGAAGTCTTCCTAAGAAGAAGCCAAAGAGCAATCCCCATTGCTATATGGAGTCGATGTTGCATCTTCATCAATAATCCAAACAAAACCAGGAGTGTCGAACCTCCTTCCTGACACTGTCCTGTATATATAAAGTTTCTCAACAGGGCAACTTTCTGATCTCGTATCCGGATGCCCCGCTCGTCTATAACATCAACATTAAGCCATGGCAACTTCTAGGCTAGCAGCTTACATGCTTCAAAACTTACTGAACAATTAGACATCCAAAGGGATCGCATAGTCTCCAGCTTTGCAGCATTAGCCAACAGAGCCTCATCGCCAAAAGGGCAGTCTCTAGTCTCCAACTTACGGAGGCTCTCACAACCAGAGAGAACATAGAGGAGGCCTAGATCACTATCTCCCGCAAAAGCTAAGGAAAGCATCTCTAACTTCTTAGCATGGACCCCGATGTACTCAAACACACGATCTGTAAGGAGGCCAGAAAAAGAAAGTCGCTGCACTTCCTTGCAGTGTTGCACAATGGCCCCAAAACCAGTATCAAGTGGTTCAAGGATTAAGTAGTCAGGAGTTTGATGCTCGATAATACACAAACAAAATCGGATCATGTTAGGACGGTTCCTTGCAATACTAACTAAGGCGTCATTTGTCATTTGGCGGCAGAAGTATAAAACTAACTGAAGCTTAGGGCAGCCCATTGAGACAGCTACAAGGCCTTGCTCTGTCAAGGATACATTAGGTCGTGGAGCAAATAGATCAAAAGGAAACACCCTAAGCTCTTGAAGTTCCTTACAAGTGTTGGCAATCTCCTCAAGACCGCTATCTTCAATGTAATCTAGCACCTGCAATCACATCCATTCCAAGTGCCTTAAAGCGTAAGCTGGATAACTAATTATGCAGCAGATCCACTGGACAAGAAAAGCCTAAAAACTAATGGCAGCGTCTAACCCGGAAAGATAAACATGAATTGTCAAAGTGTAGGATTCGTGCAACACTAAGATTCAACATTAACTTATTCTTTGTATCGCAGACCAGCAAATTATTCAAAGAGTTCACTCGACATTAATTGTTTAGCTATGTTATCTCAGTAAACACTGAAGTTCATTACGTTGTTTATTTATCCCTGGCATTATCAAAATTAGCAAGACAATTAATAAGTTAGGATAATTGTTCTTCTCTTGGAAACTTGTGTGTTTACAACCAACAAtcaatttatctattttatcaCAAACACAGTTAATGTAGTGAGCCATGACTATTGAAAACACGCAataagaagtaaaacacaagCTAGAACCTACCTCAACCGCTGCAAATTGAAACAATTGCCAATGAGCTTGCTAAGATCAGGTATTTGAATGGTAGCATAGCTTAAATTCAAAGAGGTGAGTTTGGAGTGGACTGGATAAATAGTTGGAAAGTAGGCTGGCACAACATCCCAAAACCCACTCAAGCCTTTGAGTTGATTACAGCCTGAAAACGCTTGAGATACATTTATGAAAACTTCAGAAACATTAGCCTGCATGTCAGCAGAGTAGGATCTTCTACCAAACTCAACCAACTTCGAAGCATGACGAAGTAGCTTTGGAAGTTTCTCAATGGGAACATCACGATTGAGCCGAAGAGTCCTCAAATAAGGAGAGCGAGCAACTAGTCGCTCCAAAGCTGAGAAGCTGACCACAGAAGCCAAACAAGCAATGTTAAGTGAAACAAGTGTTTCCAATCTGTGttataaaatcagaaattactggttctaataaatcattcagaaacacgaagtaactgagaatTTTTATaaccagtaaataagatgaacagaaataaaataatttaatctgtaaaaacgtaccagaatctggaatactcttattgaaaatttaggaagaaaatcaagtccactgaattcacagtgtccccttaaggaaattattcccctctagtatccgaggtttgatttggaatataacctcccagggtaaaatgattttaatcagtagagtatagataccaaaaactctactgtcagcgaatcaatccacagcaggaaagtacacgaagaaaaaatgtgattttaagaagaaggaagatcagaaaattNNNNNNNNNNNNNNNNNNNNNNNNNNNNNNNNNNNNNNNNNNNNNNNNNNNNNNNNNNNNNNNNNNNNNNNNNNNNNNNNNNNNNNNNNNNNNNNNNNNNNNNNNNNNNNNNNNNNNNNNNNNNNNNNNNNNNNNNNNNNNNNNNNNNNNNNNNNNNNNNNNNNNNNNNNNNNNNNNNNNNNNNNNNNNNNNNNNNNNNNNNNNNNNNNNNNNNNNNNNNNNNNNNNNNNNNNNNNNNNNNNNNNNNNNNNNNNNNNNNNNNNNNNNNNNNNNNNNNNNNNNNNNNNNNNNNNNNNNNNNNNNNNNNNNNNNNNNNNNNNNNNNNNNNNNNNNNNNNNNNNNNNNNNNNNNNNNNNNNNNNNNNNNNNNNNNNNNNNNNNNNNNNNNNNNNNNNNNNNNNNNNNNNNNNNNNNNNNNNNNNNNNNNNNNNNNNNNNNNNNNNNNNNNNNNNNNNNNNNNNNNNNNNNNNNNNNNNNNNNNNNNNNNNNNNNNNNNNNNNNNNNNNNNNNNNNNNNNNNNNNNNNNNNNNNNNNNNNNNNNNNNNNNNNNNNNNNNNNNNNNNNNNNNNNNNNNNNNNNNNNNNNNNNNNNNNNNNNNNNNNNNNNNNNNNNNNNNNNNNNNNNNNNNNNNNNNNN
Proteins encoded in this window:
- the LOC107022012 gene encoding putative late blight resistance protein homolog R1A-3; this encodes MEKRKDNEEANNSLVLFSALSKDIADVLVFLENEENKKTLDKDQVEKLKLKMAFICTYVQLSYSDFEQFEDIMTRKRQEVENLLQPLLDDDVLTSLTSNMDDCISLYHRSYKSDAIMMDEQLDFLLLNLHHLSKFLAEYKFPLVTEYEILQNVCGNIRDFHGLIVNGCIKHEMVENVLPQFQLMAERVGHFLWENQTDEDSDEDEENDRDSRLFQLTHLLLKIVPTEQEVMHICYTNLKASTSAEVGRFIKKLLETSPDILREYIIQLQEHMITVIHPSTSGARNIHVMMEFLLLILSYKPKDFIHHDKLFDLLAHVEVLTREVSTLVRDLEEKLRNKEGNNQTNCATLDLLENIELLKKDLKHVYLKAPDSSQCCFPMSDGPLFMHLLHMHLNDLLDSNAYSIALIKEEIELVKQDLEFIRSFFVDAAEQGLYKDIWARVLDVAYEAKDVIDSIIVRDNGLVHLIFSLPITIKKIKLIKEEISALDENIPKDRGLIVVNSPKKPVERKSLTTDKIIVGFEEETNLILRKLTSGPADLDVISITGMPGSGKTTLAYKVYNDKSVSSHFDLRAWCTVDQGCDEKKLLNKIFNQVSDSDSKLSENIDVPDKLRKQLYGKRYLIVLDDVWETTTWDELTRPFPEAKKGSRIILTTREKEVALHGKLYTDPLDLRLLRPDESWELLEKRAFGNESCPDELLDVGKEIAENCKGLPLVADLIAGVIAGREKKRSVWLEVQSSVSSFILNSEVEVMKVIGSSYDHLPHHLKPCLLYFASFPKDTSLTIYELNIYLGAEGFVGKTELKSMEEVVKIYMDDLISSSLVICFNEIGDALNFQIHDLVHDFCLIKARKENLFDQIRSSAPTDLLPRQITIDYDDDEEHFGLNFVMFNSNKKRHSLRINGHKLDNCLSDTFHLRHLRLLRVLDMNTSFIMVNDSLLNEICMLNHLRYLRIGTQVKSLPLSFSNLWNLEILWVDNKESTLILLPRIWDLVKLRVLSADTCSFFDMDADESILIAEDTKLENLRILLGQLVLSYSKDTEDIFKRFPNLQRLEFVLKESWDYSTEQHWFPKLDCLTELETLSLGFESSNTNHSGSSVATNRPWDFLFPLNLKELCFFDFPLTSDSLSTIARLPNLEELSLYDTIIHGEEWNMGEEDTFENLKFLNLCLPTLSKWEVGEESFPNLEKLKLQECGKLEEIPPSFGDIYSLKIIKIVKSPQLEDSAHKIKEYGEEMRGGSELQILGQKNIPLFK